The sequence CTGGAGCCGGACTGCGCCACGTCGCTCAGGCACTGGCATTCGCATGAAGATGAATTCATCTATGTGCTGGACGGAGAAGTGACCCTTGTGACCAGTGCCGGCGAACAGGTATTGACCAGGGGCATGTGCGCCGGTTTCCCTGCCGGCGTGGAGGACGGTCACTGCGTCGAAAACAGGTCCGGCAAACCGGCAACTATTCTGGAGGTTGGCAGCCGCGATGACCGCGACGAGGGCAACTACCCCGATGTCGATCTGCACTGCAAGCCCAATCGTTACAAGGATCCGCAGTTTACCCGCAAGGACGGCACACCGTACTGACCATTGCGGCAATCGGCAGACCTGGAGCAATCAGCCTGCCGCGGTTTGGACATCTCTCTCGGCGATCCACAACAGAAAAGCCACGCTTGTATCGCCGAAGTCGACTATACGGCGATCGTGCATGAGAAAACCCAGACCGTGCTCCTGGTCCCATGTGCAATCGAATGCGAAGCCTGTGTAAGGTATGCCATTCTTGGAAACCTGGTGCACTGATGCAGATTGCAGGCTTATCAGCGGCTTGAAATCTTCCAGATGACGCACCGCAGGCATCCATTGGTCGCACTCTTCCTTGCTGTAGCCATACTGTTCTTTGAGCGCCGGATATTCGTCTTGTAGTCTTTTCAGCATCGGCTCGGCGAGCAAAGCATGATTGTCCCTGAGCCACTCAACAGACCGAATTTCGTCATCGGACAACGGTGACATGTCGCGACCCTCTGGCGCAAAAGTGACTTCTACAAGTCGATCAGTCCGGCCTGCAGAGGCCTGTTGTGAAGCATACGCTTCGCCAACGAACTCATCCCAAATCGGCATTGACATCTTGGTTTTCCAGAAAAGTTTTTCGTATGCTTCGAACTCAAGATCATTCGGCATCATGCATGGCACCCATTTTTTTACGCGATAACTCAAAACGGCACTGTCGTGCCTTGTTGTCCAGTTTGACAAAAAAGCGGCGGTCAGGTTTCCCCGACCGCCGCAAAGCTCAATACTGACTGCCGATACGGCTTACTGAGCCTGACAGAAATACTTGATGCCGTCATAGCCGGTAAAGGTACCGGTGCGGGAATTGAACGACCGGTACCTGGCGCGGCAGTAGTCGAACCACTCGTCGGTCCAGGGTTCGATGGCGTCATCACGATAGAGACGGACGGGCTCCTCACGCACCGGCGCACGAACCGGCTCGTAATTGTCGAGGCAATCGTCATAGGCGCGGTCATAATGGCGCTGCCATGGCCCGGCGGTACCGACCGCGCTGCCTACAGCCCCTGTGGAACCGCCGATAATGGCACCCTTGCCCGCGCCTTTGCCACCGCCCAGCACGCCACCGATGATGGCGCCGATAGCGGCTCCGCCAACCGCGGTACCCAATGCATCCTGGCCACGGTCAATGCGGCTGTCCGCGTAGCGCTTGGCCTCGCGATGGCAACGGCCGTCCCTGGCTGATGCGGTATCTATGGTTGTCATGAAAACAGTGGCACCAAGTGCCGCAACGACTAAAGATTTCAATGCTGTAGAATACACGATCTCCGCTCCTCTGGTGGAAACGCCCCTATGTTTTCGGGAATATCGGGATTCTATGGCTTCATTGTGAGCAAATCCTTAACAAGGTCTAAATTTTCCAGTGGCCAGATCGGTCTTGGTACGTTCCTGAAGGTCAACTCCTGCAACCGCATGGACGCAATACCGCCGGCATCGACCAACAGGGTTTCACGCGCGATCAGCCCATAGGCAGCCTTGAAATGATTGCGGCTTTTCAGGCCGATTGTGGTCAGTTCTTCTGGGTTTATTCCAACCGACCTGAACACATTCAGGTCCATGACCGCCGTCGGCACCGAGGAGACAATCACGTCAATCCCGGCAATCCGCACCACCGCCGTCGCACCCATGGAAAACGCCACACCCTGCCACATGGGCCCGGCGCAGACGAACTCGCCATCCGTCAGGTTGACCACCTTTGCCTCAACCTCCAGGGGTGGTGTGAGGTCCGGCGCGCCCATGCCGCCCAGTGACAGCTGGACAATTGCGCCTACACCGGCAGTTACAGCCCGCTCGACGCTGGCCGGATCACTTATGGTGGCGAACGCCGCGTTCTCCAGCCCCTCAGCAATCATGGCGCGCAGCAGGTTGGGACTGTCGCCGTAAGCACCGCCTGCCGGGTTGTCGGCAAAATCAGCCAGTACCAGAGGCTTGTCTCCGGCTTCACCTCGTTTTGCCAGCGCCATGGCCTCCTCCGGCGTGGCAAACTCAAGCTGCGTATCATGCCGGCTTTGCCAGACCGCCTGCATGAGGTCACCGGCCGCTGTCCGTCCCGCCCGGTCATCGCTCGCTGTCACAACGACATTTGGACCGATGTCCGGCACGTCTGACCAGGGAAACCCGATCTGGATGGAGGCACACATGATACCGTCGCGTCCCTCAACTGTTTCTGCCAGTTTCAGAAGATCCGGCATCGGCTGGCCATCCGCCGTCTGGCCGTGATTAGCCGCGTCCATCATCGGCATGCGTGCCATCACCAGGTGAGGTCGCGCCGCGCCGCGCAGCACGTCTTCCATCAGCCGTGCCATGTGCAGCGCACGTTCGCGCTGATCCACATGCGGATAGGTGCGATAGGCCGTCATCATGTCGGCCGCCGCAATCATGGCCGGTGACACATTGGCATGCATGTCAAGCGTCACGGCAATCAGCATATCCGAGCCTGCCAGCGCCCGCACCTCACCCAGCAGGTCGCCTTCGGCATCAAGCGTGCTTTCGGTGACCATCGAGCCGTGCAGAACCAGTGCAACCGCGTCAAACTTTTGCCCCGCCTTTAACGGCTCCAGGATCAGATGCTTCACGCGATTCCAGTCGTCTGCCGCCATCGGTCCCGACGGACTGGCGGATGCCGCCAGCGGTATCTGCAGTGACCAGCCATAATCTTGTGCGGCCTCGATAAAACCGGCAATTTCGGTATTGGTACCGGCAAGCGCAGATGCCGCCTGCATGCCCTCATGCCAGTAGCGGGTTTCGAAATCGGCTTTCACGGTGGCAATACGGTTAAACGTATTGGTCTCGTGCATGATTTCCGCCACCAGCACATTGCTTGTCATGTCAACTGCCCCCGCACCGGGCAATCAACCCGTCCAGGTCCTGCCAGCCAATGCGCCTGTCCGGAGCATCGCCACCGGCAAACTTGTCGGTGCCATGTGCATCAGTCACACCGCCAAGCCGCTCGTAAAACCCGATTGCCGCTGCATTGTCCTCAAACACCCACAGGCAGATGTTCGTAGCACCACTGGCGCGTGCGGCCATCGCAGCCTCATGCATCAATATCCGGCCCAGACCGCGACCCTTGCTCTCAGGCAGGAGATGCAGGTGCTCGATTGTGAGATCATAGCCTTCGTCTTCCGGGTCGTCATGCAGGGCAATCAGCCCCACGATCGCGCCAGCCTGACACGCCAGTTTTACAATCGGATAGCGGTTTGTGGCCAGTGCTGCGCGCCAGTAGCGCACCCGCTCGCCGTCAACTTCACCGTCCAGATACCTGTCCGGCAGGATGCCCCGGTAGGTTGCCTTCCAGCTTTCCGCGTGCACCCGTGCCACGGCATCGGCATGATCCGGGCCAGCATCGACAATTTTGTTCATGTGAGTAAAACCTCAAGTGCCTGTTCCGGAGTATCCACCTTTGGCCAGTCCGTCATCTGGTTTCGAATCCAGGTCATCTGGCGCTTGGCATAATTGCGGGTCTGCTTTTGCGCCAGACCGACAGCATCCTTCAGCGGCACCTCATCAGCCAGGTGTGCCGCCAGCGCCGGGACACCGATGGCTTTCATGGCCGGCAGGTCCGGAGCAAGGCGTTGCGTCAACAACCGTTCAACTTCGCCCATTGCACCGCACTCAAGCATCACCTCAAACCGCGCGTCGCATGAACGGTACAGGTCTTCCCTCGGTGGCATCAGCGCCACCCGCCGCACCTCGGCGTTCGCCAGCACTGAGGTCTGTCTTGCCGCCGCGAAATGATCAAACAGCTGTTTGCCGGTAGCCTGCAGCACCTCCAGCGCCCGCACGACACGCTGTCCGTCTGCAGCTTCGATGCGGGCTGCGTCATCGGGGGCGGTCCGGGCCAGTTCCGCGTGCAGCGTGCAGGCACCCTCTCGTTGTAGTCGCTCGCGCCAGTGATCGCGGATATCGTCAGGCACGGCAGGCACCGGCGACAGGCCCTCCTCCAGCACCTTGAAGTACAATCCCGTGCCACCGGCAATGACCGGAACCTTGCCCGCTTGCCAGGTTGCTGAGATTTCCGCACTCGCCGCCTCAAGCCATCGCCCCGCCGACCAGGCCTCTGCCGCCGGAGCACATCCGAACAGCCTGTGCGGAACCCGGGCTTCGTCGGCGCGCGACGGCCGCGACGTCAGCACGTTCAGGTCTGCGTACAACTGCATGGCGTCGGCATTGATCACGACACCATTCAGACGCTCGGCAACGTCCATGGCCACAGCCGACTTGCCGCTGGCAGTCGGGCCTGCAATAAGGATGGCGGTTTCCAATCGAGTATTCCCCATGTCCCATGTCCTATCGCTGATTGCCGGTTCGCAAAAGTCCCCATTGCAGACAAAGCACATCAATGCTGCCTGCAAGCTGATGGAAAAACTCGGTGTGGAACTGGATACAGGCCATTGGCTGGCAGAAAAGATCGCCTGGCAGGTGGAGTTTGACAGAAAACCTGCCGAAGTCCTCGGCGCGGTCCGCAAGGCGGCCGCCAGATGGCCGGTTGACGTCAACATCGTGCCGGCTGCAAACCAGCGCAAGAAACTGCTCATCGCAGACATGGACTCGACCATGATCGAACAGGAATGCATTGATGAACTGGCCGATGCCGCGGGTGCAGGAGATGCAGTGAAGGCGATAACCGCACGTGCCATGAACGGAGAACTGGATTTTGAAGACGCGTTGCGGGAACGCGTTGCAGCGCTCAAGGACCTGCCGTCCGGTGTTATCGGCGAGGTCATTTCAACCCGCATCAGCTTCATGGCCGGCGGCCGCGACCTGATCGCGACCATGCGCCAGAACAGTGCCTATTGCGCCTTGATCTCGGGCGGCTTCACCCATTTTACCGCCTATGTCGGTGCTGAGCTGGGGTTTCACGAGCACCAGGCCAACGAGCTGATCATCCAGGATAACCTGCTGACCGGCGAAGTGGCCTCCCCCATTCTTGGCCGTGACGCCAAGGTTGCAGCCTTGCAGCGCATTACCGGCACATTCGGTTTTTCAATGGATGAGGCCATGGCAGTTGGCGACGGGGCCAATGACATTCCAATGCTGCAGGCCGCGGGCATTGGCGTGGCCCTTCATGCCAAGCCAGCGGTAAAACAGGAAGTCGACATTCAGATTGACCATGGCGACCTGACAGCCCTGCTCTACCTGCAGGGTTTCACGCGCGACGAATTCGCCCGACACCATTGAGTACAAATGCAAACGGCCAGGCAATCTGCCTGGCCGCTGCATGTCATGAACCTGTGATCCGGTTACTTTTTCTTCAGCCGCAAGGCGATGAAGTGCGGATCAAAGTTGCGCTGGGCTCGCAGCACCAGCATCAGGATTGAATTGTCACCGGCCTTGACCGCGGCCTCAACGGCCTTGGACAGTTCAGCCGGCGAGGATGCCTTGACATCACCGACCTCCGCAATCACGTCACCCGGGCGCAACTGCTTGTCGGCAGCAGCACCATCTGCGGCAACTTCGGCAACAATCACACCTTGCACCTTTTCCGGCACCTTGAACTTTGTACGCAGTTCGTCACTGATTTCCTCGACCTTGAGACCCAAAATCTCGATTTCCGCCGCGCCTGACGCTTCGGCAGCCTTCTTGCTGTCGGCCGCCTTAACAAGCTTCTCGCCTGTTTCAAGCCGGCCCAGCGTTACTTCGATGTCCAGCGGCTTGCCCTTGCGCAGCACGCCCACCTTGACCGTGGTGTCCGGTGCGAGCTGTCCGACGACACGCGACAACTGACGGCTGTCCTTCATTTCCCGACCGTCCAGCGACACCACCACATCACCGGCCTTGATACCGGCTTTCTCAGCCGGGCTGGTTGCAGTCACGTCTGCCACCAGGGCGCCGTGGGCTTTTTCCAGGCCGAGGCTTTCAGCCAAATCATCAGTGACGTTCTGAATGCGTACACCAAGCCAGCCGCGGCGAGTCTCACCAAACTTGATCAGCTGGTCGATGACATTGCGCGCCGTAGCGCTGGGCACTGAAAAACCGATGCCGATCGACCCGCCTGACGGCGAGATGATGGCGGTGTTCACACCGACAACCTTGCCGTCCATCGAAAACAGCGGCCCGCCTGAATTGCCGCGGTTGATCGATGCATCGGTCTGGATGAAATCGTCATAGGGCCCGGCATTGATATTGCGGTTCATCGCCGAAACGATGCCCAGCGTCACTGTACCGCCAAGGCCGAACGGGTTGCCGATCGCCATGACCCAGTCACCGACCCGAAGTGTTGAGGAGTCGCCAAATTCAACAAACGGCAAAGGTGTGTCGGACTTGACTTTCAACACCGCAATATCGGTCTTGGCGTCCTTGCCGACCAGTTCCGCCTTCAGCCGGCGGCCATCGTTGAAGATCACCTCGATTTCGTCGGCACCGTCAATCACGTGATTGTTGGTGATGACCGTACCACCGGCATCAATCACAAAACCCGATCCCAGCGAGTTTGCATTGCGCGGCCGGTTGGGGCGATTGCGGGGTGTTTGGCCCTGTTCCTGCTGCTTTTTGAAAAATTCTTCAAAAAACTCCCTGAACGGGGTTCCCTCCGGCACGTTCGGAACCGGTACGCCGTCGGAACCTGATACTTTCTGGCTGGTCGAGATGTTTACTACGGCAGGAGAAAGCTGCTCGGCCAGATCAGCAACGGGAGCCGGACCCTGCGCGCGCGCCGCCTGCATGCCAAGCGCCCATATGGCCAGCACCACAAAGGCGAACAACGTCACCCGCGTCATCATCTGAACCGCCAGGTTGGCGTTCCGTGTTGCTACTTTTGTTCTCGCTCTGCCGGTCATTGAGTACATACTCTCCTGAAGTGAATGCTTGTCGTCATGGTCGCCTTGAACTTGTAGCGGACCTGCACGACAGTTTGGAACCCGATTGTGGACATCATAAGCTGTTTTACGCAAGTACCGCCCAGCACGGATCGTAACGATTGCGTGACCCTGTTTCCCAACGAACAAATTCCACAAAAACAGACACGGGTTCTGCCGAAATCTCAGCCACATCCCGGCTCTATGCCAGAAAGCTCCTGGCCACCCAGACAATCAGAACTCCGACGCCGATCGAGGCCAGGCCAAAATTGCGCAACGTGTCGTCTGAGAACCGGGCTGCCATCTGGGCAAGATCCTTGAGACGACCAGGTGCAACAGCATAGAGCAGGCCTTCGATAACGAAGACCAGCCCTATTGCCATCACAAGTTCATTCACTACTTGCCCGGTGCCGACTGCTGAGTTCCGAAATACTTGAAGAACTCGGAGTCAGGCTTCAGTACCAGGGTCGTGTCGCTGTTCGACAGGCTCTTTGTGTAGGCCTGCATGGAACGGTAAAATGCGAAAAACTCAGGGTCCTGCTGAAAGGCTTCCGCGAACACCTTGTTCCGGGTTGCATCGCCTTCACCGCGCAGGATTTCAGACTCACGCTGTGCCTTAGACATCAACTCAACCGATTGCCTGTCAGCCTCCGCCTTGATGCGCGTCGCCTGCGCCTCACCAATGGCGCGAAGTTCCGCAGCTTCCGCAAACCGTTCCGCGTTCATGCGAGCATAGGTGTCTTTCAAAACCTGCTCCAGCAAATCGGTACGGCGGATTTTCACGTCAACCACCTCGATACCAAGCGCTTCTGCTTCGAGGCGCACCTGGTCGCGAATTTCGCGCATCATGGCTGCCCGGTCTTTTGAAAGAGCTGCATCAAATGACCGCCGGCCATAAGTCTGACGAAGAGCAGCATCGAGACGGGTTTCAATAC is a genomic window of Anderseniella sp. Alg231-50 containing:
- a CDS encoding cupin domain-containing protein, with translation MLKSPALDPALIEAKVGSGYPSPFNVSTAGRAKRMLTSALGLSQFGVNITELEPDCATSLRHWHSHEDEFIYVLDGEVTLVTSAGEQVLTRGMCAGFPAGVEDGHCVENRSGKPATILEVGSRDDRDEGNYPDVDLHCKPNRYKDPQFTRKDGTPY
- a CDS encoding DUF6985 domain-containing protein; the encoded protein is MMPNDLEFEAYEKLFWKTKMSMPIWDEFVGEAYASQQASAGRTDRLVEVTFAPEGRDMSPLSDDEIRSVEWLRDNHALLAEPMLKRLQDEYPALKEQYGYSKEECDQWMPAVRHLEDFKPLISLQSASVHQVSKNGIPYTGFAFDCTWDQEHGLGFLMHDRRIVDFGDTSVAFLLWIAERDVQTAAG
- a CDS encoding BA14K family protein, with protein sequence MTTIDTASARDGRCHREAKRYADSRIDRGQDALGTAVGGAAIGAIIGGVLGGGKGAGKGAIIGGSTGAVGSAVGTAGPWQRHYDRAYDDCLDNYEPVRAPVREEPVRLYRDDAIEPWTDEWFDYCRARYRSFNSRTGTFTGYDGIKYFCQAQ
- a CDS encoding M81 family metallopeptidase, yielding MTSNVLVAEIMHETNTFNRIATVKADFETRYWHEGMQAASALAGTNTEIAGFIEAAQDYGWSLQIPLAASASPSGPMAADDWNRVKHLILEPLKAGQKFDAVALVLHGSMVTESTLDAEGDLLGEVRALAGSDMLIAVTLDMHANVSPAMIAAADMMTAYRTYPHVDQRERALHMARLMEDVLRGAARPHLVMARMPMMDAANHGQTADGQPMPDLLKLAETVEGRDGIMCASIQIGFPWSDVPDIGPNVVVTASDDRAGRTAAGDLMQAVWQSRHDTQLEFATPEEAMALAKRGEAGDKPLVLADFADNPAGGAYGDSPNLLRAMIAEGLENAAFATISDPASVERAVTAGVGAIVQLSLGGMGAPDLTPPLEVEAKVVNLTDGEFVCAGPMWQGVAFSMGATAVVRIAGIDVIVSSVPTAVMDLNVFRSVGINPEELTTIGLKSRNHFKAAYGLIARETLLVDAGGIASMRLQELTFRNVPRPIWPLENLDLVKDLLTMKP
- a CDS encoding GNAT family N-acetyltransferase — its product is MNKIVDAGPDHADAVARVHAESWKATYRGILPDRYLDGEVDGERVRYWRAALATNRYPIVKLACQAGAIVGLIALHDDPEDEGYDLTIEHLHLLPESKGRGLGRILMHEAAMAARASGATNICLWVFEDNAAAIGFYERLGGVTDAHGTDKFAGGDAPDRRIGWQDLDGLIARCGGS
- the miaA gene encoding tRNA (adenosine(37)-N6)-dimethylallyltransferase MiaA translates to MGNTRLETAILIAGPTASGKSAVAMDVAERLNGVVINADAMQLYADLNVLTSRPSRADEARVPHRLFGCAPAAEAWSAGRWLEAASAEISATWQAGKVPVIAGGTGLYFKVLEEGLSPVPAVPDDIRDHWRERLQREGACTLHAELARTAPDDAARIEAADGQRVVRALEVLQATGKQLFDHFAAARQTSVLANAEVRRVALMPPREDLYRSCDARFEVMLECGAMGEVERLLTQRLAPDLPAMKAIGVPALAAHLADEVPLKDAVGLAQKQTRNYAKRQMTWIRNQMTDWPKVDTPEQALEVLLT
- the serB gene encoding phosphoserine phosphatase SerB translates to MSHVLSLIAGSQKSPLQTKHINAACKLMEKLGVELDTGHWLAEKIAWQVEFDRKPAEVLGAVRKAAARWPVDVNIVPAANQRKKLLIADMDSTMIEQECIDELADAAGAGDAVKAITARAMNGELDFEDALRERVAALKDLPSGVIGEVISTRISFMAGGRDLIATMRQNSAYCALISGGFTHFTAYVGAELGFHEHQANELIIQDNLLTGEVASPILGRDAKVAALQRITGTFGFSMDEAMAVGDGANDIPMLQAAGIGVALHAKPAVKQEVDIQIDHGDLTALLYLQGFTRDEFARHH
- a CDS encoding Do family serine endopeptidase → MTGRARTKVATRNANLAVQMMTRVTLFAFVVLAIWALGMQAARAQGPAPVADLAEQLSPAVVNISTSQKVSGSDGVPVPNVPEGTPFREFFEEFFKKQQEQGQTPRNRPNRPRNANSLGSGFVIDAGGTVITNNHVIDGADEIEVIFNDGRRLKAELVGKDAKTDIAVLKVKSDTPLPFVEFGDSSTLRVGDWVMAIGNPFGLGGTVTLGIVSAMNRNINAGPYDDFIQTDASINRGNSGGPLFSMDGKVVGVNTAIISPSGGSIGIGFSVPSATARNVIDQLIKFGETRRGWLGVRIQNVTDDLAESLGLEKAHGALVADVTATSPAEKAGIKAGDVVVSLDGREMKDSRQLSRVVGQLAPDTTVKVGVLRKGKPLDIEVTLGRLETGEKLVKAADSKKAAEASGAAEIEILGLKVEEISDELRTKFKVPEKVQGVIVAEVAADGAAADKQLRPGDVIAEVGDVKASSPAELSKAVEAAVKAGDNSILMLVLRAQRNFDPHFIALRLKKK
- a CDS encoding DUF2065 domain-containing protein codes for the protein MAIGLVFVIEGLLYAVAPGRLKDLAQMAARFSDDTLRNFGLASIGVGVLIVWVARSFLA
- the hflC gene encoding protease modulator HflC, with product MGMFKSFGLVVLAALAFLVWSSVFVVDEREKALVTQLGEIQREIDEPGLYFKLPVLQEVIPIEDRIVFFESPDKEVQVVDSRRYVVDTVTMIRVNNPRRFRETVGASLNRAKDRIETRLDAALRQTYGRRSFDAALSKDRAAMMREIRDQVRLEAEALGIEVVDVKIRRTDLLEQVLKDTYARMNAERFAEAAELRAIGEAQATRIKAEADRQSVELMSKAQRESEILRGEGDATRNKVFAEAFQQDPEFFAFYRSMQAYTKSLSNSDTTLVLKPDSEFFKYFGTQQSAPGK